The Epinephelus lanceolatus isolate andai-2023 chromosome 21, ASM4190304v1, whole genome shotgun sequence genome has a segment encoding these proteins:
- the adprh gene encoding ADP-ribosylarginine hydrolase, with protein MDRSATVEHYKAAMLLSGVGDALGYRNQLWEYNESGPAIHQELKELGGLKNIKAELPDWPVSDDTVLHLATAEGLATGKTGEELMHEVAARYVEGMKDMDGRKPGPSSILGVSQLRPGEEGGYRVSYNPEGTGCGAAMRSMCIGLRYPKPDQLLSLVAVAVETGRMTHPHPTGFLGAVASALFTAYAVQRRPITTWGLGLINEACPIAKNFVQSRGYAVEETERDWNYFCDKWQWYLDLRGLSHGVGPVIWPSSYGPAERDEVYKTFSLSGWAGRSGHDAPMIALDALLGAGSDWEELMSRAGFHGGDSDSTAVIACCCWGLLYGTQGVPEGNYSNLEYRDRLERSAEQLYTLSH; from the exons ATGGACCG ATCTGCTACAGTGGAGCACTATAAGGCAGCCATGTTGCTGAGTGGTGTTGGTGATGCTCTGGGATACAGGAACCAGCTGTGGGAGTACAACGAGTCAGGACCAGCTATCCACCAG GAGCTGAAGGAGCTTGGTGGTCTCAAGAACATCAAGGCCGAGCTCCCTGACTGGCCGGTGAGCGATGACACAGTTCTGCATCTGGCAACGGCTGAAGGACTGGCAACTG GGAAGACGGGGGAGGAGCTCATGCATGAGGTGGCAGCTCGATATGTGGAGGGGATGAAAGACATGGACGGGAGGAAACCAGGGCCTTCAAGCATTCTGG GAGTCTCCCAGCTGAGGCCTGGAGAGGAAGGGGGCTACAGAGTGTCCTATAATCCAGAGGGGACAGGCTGTGGAGCAGCCATGAGGTCCATGTGTATTGGCCTCAG GTATCCAAAGCCTGACCAGCTGTTGTCATTGGTGGCGGTTGCCGTGGAGACAGGCAGAATGACCCATCCTCACCCCACTGGTTTTCTGGGAGCCGTCGCATCGGCCCTTTTTACTGCGTACGCCGTCCAGCGCAGGCCAATCACGACTTGGGGTCTAGGCCTGATTAATGAAGCCTGTCCAATAGCAAAGAACTTTGTTCAGAGTCGAGGCTACGCCgtggaggagacggagagagactGGAACTACTTCTGTGACAAGTGGCAGTG GTACCTAGATTTGAGGGGACTCTCTCATGGGGTGGGGCCTGTGATTTGGCCCTCCTCCTACGGCCCAGCTGAGAGAGATGAAGTCTACAAGACCTTCAGCCTGTCAGGCTGGGCGGGACGCAGCGGCCACGACGCTCCAATGATAGCACTGGATGCCCTGCTGGGGGCGGGTTCGGACTGGGAGGAACTGATGAGCAGAGCAGGCTTCCATGGAG GTGACAGTGACAGCACAGCTGTGattgcctgctgctgctggggtcTCCTCTACGGCACCCAGGGGGTCCCTGAAGGCAACTACTCCAACCTTGAGTACCGGGACCGACTGGAACGCAGCGCCGAGCAACTCTACACCCTGTCACACTGA
- the LOC117247245 gene encoding ataxin-2-like protein isoform X1, translating to MLKQQQPGSGGRKASNGTSGPAGMSSPVSGINSGNRTPAGRNRSSAKPSFQSSPVFEGVYNNARMLHFLTAVVGSNCDIRVKNGSVFEGIFKTLSSRCELAVDAVHKRSEEDGSTSTPPRREDITDTMIFSPSDLVTMICRDVDLNYATRDTFTDTAISSNRVNGEHKEKVLQRWEGGDSNGESYDLENDASNGWDANEMFRYNEVKYGVTSTYDSSLSMYTVPLEKGNSEMYRQREARAARLASEIESSPQYRHRVGLENDEGKTEEDKYSAVVRDSNDRERGRESPRDRERERGRDSPGASTREGKYIPLPQRQREMNRERERAERGPGGPPPHNRLSGGYRSNPPSSSSPRPPLPSAAGPQSGVSPSERNSPLSGRGGAYAPHHPQGSPSPGPNSGPASPYTPASPGGASTPASASTAPSPASPPAPHGHAVPHSHSLPHSLSDAGRPVNGISTRTSPKAQRPPQSSRTVRSSNSHSQSTATRSPKSGSSQDTPYLDTSSVSLPPQKTSGPAPLFPVDVNEILGAAKERAAESPSSTEDSKSSKVPSVQQRSQIEELRKFGKEFRLQPSGGSSSSPSSPAAATPPAVNEVAQPSAATPSPSDAHPASEPKAQAPAPSPSQPQPQPSPAPAEDATKDTATTPGATPSTAAAPISDRHSPATPQPARTPGSEDARSETTERPEGVADQVKKSTLNPNAKEFNPIKPQMPMTKPNTAPTPPRPTPPSPVVLQHPGGQGPLYNAPYLSYVSQIHSVQPPPMYQYTMSTVSQGKYPRTKGSVVAQRSDHGTSAPPMLQAAASAAGAPLVASPYPQSYLQYNPQQYGQQQVIQAMTPYPGQQMYSMLQGGRMIGQGGGPHPQALGPPGGPQFSAQGDGPQGPQQGIYAPQSFSHHSGAVHQPQPSSTPTGNQPPPQHTAPSPGQNAQSGPQPQSLYHSGPLSAPTPPNMPPGHTSPQGSYPIQGYSIHSHQGIPPTYPLGQIAQAHVQGAMSGPHHSGSHGQPQLVMLQPPPQQGPGSVPQHPQHGPQQGAHQHFYIGHPQAMQVQTHPAPFHQPGN from the exons GTTTTCGAGGGTGTGTACAACAATGCCAGAATGCTTCATTTCCTCACAGCTGTTGTG ggtTCCAACTGTGACATAAGAGTGAAGAACGGCAGTGTATTTGAAGGCATATTCAAGACTCTCAGTTCTCGG TGTGAGCTGGCTGTGGATGCTGTACACAAACGCAGTGAGGAGGACGGCTCAACATCAACTCCGCCGAGGAGGGAGGACATCACTGACACTATGATCTTCAGCCCCTCAGACCTGGTGACGATGATCTGCAGAGACGTCGACCTCAACTATGCCACCAGAg ACACCTTCACAGACACAGCCATCAGCTCCAATCGCGTGAATGGAGAACACAAAGAGAAGGTTTTGCAGAGATGGGAGGGAGGAGACAGCAATGGAGAGAGTTACGACCTGGAAAATGATGCA TCAAATGGCTGGGATGCCAATGAGATGTTCCGTTACAATGAAGTGAAGTATGGAGTCACGTCAACATACGATTCCAGCCTTTCCATGTATAC TGTGCCACTGGAAAAGGGCAACTCTGAGATGTATCGGCAGAGGGAAGCCCGCGCTGCCCGCCTGGCCAGTGAGATCGAGTCCAGTCCCCAGTATCGCCATCGTGTCGGCCTGGAAAATGATGAGGGCAAAACTGAGGAGGACAAATACAGTGCTGTGGTGCGGGACAGCAACGATCGTGAGAGGGGCCGTGAGAGCCCCCGTGACAGAGAGCGTGAAAGGGGGCGAGACAGCCCTGGAGCCAGCACCAG GGAGGGCAAGTACATTCCATTACCTCAACGTCAGAGAGAGATGAACCGGGAGCGGGAACGAGCTGAGAGAGGTCCTGGTGGGCCTCCACCCCACAATCGTCTTAGCGGAGGTTATCGCTCCAatcctccatcctcctcttcccccaGACCCCCTCTGCCCTCTGCTGCTGGGCCGCAGTCTGGCGTCTCCCCCTCAGAGAGAAACAGCCCTCTGTCAGGCCGAGGTGGGGCCTACGCTCCCCACCACCCCCAGGGAAGCCCGAGCCCAGGCCCAAACTCTGGCCCTGCGAGCCCTTACACACCTGCCTCTCCGGGAGGAGCATCCACGCCAGCCTCTGCTTCCACTGCCCCGTCGCCAGCCAGCCCCCCTGCCCCACACGGACACGCAGTCCCTCATTCCCACTCACTCCCACACTCGCTGTCTGACGCTGGTAGACCTGTTAATGGAA TCTCGACCAGAACATCACCTAAAGCCCAAAGACCTCCACAGTCGAGCAGAACAGTCCGTTCTTCAAACTCACACTCTCAGTCCACAG CTACTCGCTCTCCTAAATCAGGTTCTTCCCAGGACACGCCTTATTTGGACACATCGTCTGTCTCCCTGCCTCCCCAGAAGACGTCTGGCCCCGCCCCTCTTTTCCCTGTTGATG TGAATGAGATCCTTGGTGCAGCAAAAGAGCGTGCCGCAGAGagccccagcagcacagaggacagCAAGAGCAGTAAAG TTCCCTCAGTTCAGCAAAGGTCGCAGATCGAGGAGCTGCGGAAATTTGGCAAGGAATTCAGG CTCCAGCCAAGTGGAGGCAGCTCCAGCTCTCCCAGCtccccagcagcagcaaccccaCCTGCCGTCAACGAGGTCGCCCAACCCAGTGCAGCCACACCTTCGCCCTCAGACGCTCACCCTGCTTCAGAGCCCAAAGCTCAGGCTCCAGCTCCCAGTCCTTCCCAGCCCCAACCTCAGCCTTCACCAGCCCCTGCTGAGGACGCCACCAAGGACACCGCAACTACACCTGGTGCCACACCAAGCACCGCCGCTGCACCCATTTCAGACAGGCATTCACCAGCCACCCCGCAGCCAGCCAGGACCCCGGGAAGCGAGGACGCCAGGTCTGAGACGACAGAGCGGCCAGAGGGCGTGGCAGA cCAAGTAAAGAAATCAACCTTAAACCCCAACGCTAAAGAGTTCAACCCCATCAAACCTCAAATGCCCATG ACGAAGCCCAACACTGCGCCCACCCCACCTCGGCCAACTCCTCCAAGCCCAGTGGTCCTTCAACACCCAGGCGGACAGGGACCACTCTACAACGCCCCCTACCTCTCCTACGTATCACAGATCCACTCTGTGCAG CCCCCACCGATGTACCAGTACACCATGTCTACAGTCAGCCAGGGAAAATACCCCAGGACCAAAG GCTCAGTAGTGGCTCAGCGCTCTGACCATGGTACTTCAGCACCACCCATGCTACAAGCTGCAGCGTCAGCAGCCGGAGCCCCGCTGGTGGCGTCCCCCTACCCTCAGTCCTACCTTCAGTACAATCCACAGCAGTACGGCCAGCAGCAGGTCATACAGGCCATGACACCCTACCCTGGACAG CAGATGTACTCCATGTTGCAAGGTGGAAGAATGATAGGTCAAGGTGGGGGTCCTCACCCACAAGCACTGGGACCCCCAGGAGGCCCCCAGTTCTCTGCACAGGGAGACGGACCTCAGGGACCACAGCAAGGCATCTACG CTCCACAGTCCTTCTCACACCACTCAGGTGCAGTTCATCAGCCCCAGCCCTCCAGTACCCCGACAGGCAACCAGCCCCCTCCCCAGCACACTGCACCTAGTCCCGGACAG AACGCCCAGTCCGGCCCACAGCCCCAGTCCTTGTACCACTCAGGTCCCCTGTCAGCACCCACTCCACCCAACATGCCGCCAGGCCACACGTCTCCACAAGGCTCTTATCCCATTCAGGGCTACAGCATCCACAGCCACCAGGGCATCCCACCAACGTACCCCCTGGGACAGATAGCACAG GCCCATGTACAAGGAGCGATGTCGGGTCCCCACCACTCGGGGAGCCACGGTCAGCCTCAGTTAGTGATGTTGCAGCCACCTCCTCAGCAGGGCCCCGGCTCAGTGCCTCAGCACCCCCAGCATGGACCACAGCAAGGAGCACACCAACACTTTTACATAGGACATCCACAAG CAATGCAGGTACAGACGCATCCTGCTCCCTTCCATCAGCCTGGAAACTAA
- the LOC117247245 gene encoding ataxin-2-like protein isoform X2: MLKQQQPGSGGRKASNGTSGPAGMSSPVSGINSGNRTPAGRNRSSAKPSFQSSPVFEGVYNNARMLHFLTAVVGSNCDIRVKNGSVFEGIFKTLSSRCELAVDAVHKRSEEDGSTSTPPRREDITDTMIFSPSDLVTMICRDVDLNYATRDTFTDTAISSNRVNGEHKEKVLQRWEGGDSNGESYDLENDASNGWDANEMFRYNEVKYGVTSTYDSSLSMYTVPLEKGNSEMYRQREARAARLASEIESSPQYRHRVGLENDEGKTEEDKYSAVVRDSNDRERGRESPRDRERERGRDSPGASTREGKYIPLPQRQREMNRERERAERGPGGPPPHNRLSGGYRSNPPSSSSPRPPLPSAAGPQSGVSPSERNSPLSGRGGAYAPHHPQGSPSPGPNSGPASPYTPASPGGASTPASASTAPSPASPPAPHGHAVPHSHSLPHSLSDAGRPVNGISTRTSPKAQRPPQSSRTVRSSNSHSQSTATRSPKSGSSQDTPYLDTSSVSLPPQKTSGPAPLFPVDVNEILGAAKERAAESPSSTEDSKSSKVPSVQQRSQIEELRKFGKEFRLQPSGGSSSSPSSPAAATPPAVNEVAQPSAATPSPSDAHPASEPKAQAPAPSPSQPQPQPSPAPAEDATKDTATTPGATPSTAAAPISDRHSPATPQPARTPGSEDARSETTERPEGVADQVKKSTLNPNAKEFNPIKPQMPMTKPNTAPTPPRPTPPSPVVLQHPGGQGPLYNAPYLSYVSQIHSVQPPPMYQYTMSTVSQGKYPRTKGSVVAQRSDHGTSAPPMLQAAASAAGAPLVASPYPQSYLQYNPQQYGQQQVIQAMTPYPGQMYSMLQGGRMIGQGGGPHPQALGPPGGPQFSAQGDGPQGPQQGIYAPQSFSHHSGAVHQPQPSSTPTGNQPPPQHTAPSPGQNAQSGPQPQSLYHSGPLSAPTPPNMPPGHTSPQGSYPIQGYSIHSHQGIPPTYPLGQIAQAHVQGAMSGPHHSGSHGQPQLVMLQPPPQQGPGSVPQHPQHGPQQGAHQHFYIGHPQAMQVQTHPAPFHQPGN, translated from the exons GTTTTCGAGGGTGTGTACAACAATGCCAGAATGCTTCATTTCCTCACAGCTGTTGTG ggtTCCAACTGTGACATAAGAGTGAAGAACGGCAGTGTATTTGAAGGCATATTCAAGACTCTCAGTTCTCGG TGTGAGCTGGCTGTGGATGCTGTACACAAACGCAGTGAGGAGGACGGCTCAACATCAACTCCGCCGAGGAGGGAGGACATCACTGACACTATGATCTTCAGCCCCTCAGACCTGGTGACGATGATCTGCAGAGACGTCGACCTCAACTATGCCACCAGAg ACACCTTCACAGACACAGCCATCAGCTCCAATCGCGTGAATGGAGAACACAAAGAGAAGGTTTTGCAGAGATGGGAGGGAGGAGACAGCAATGGAGAGAGTTACGACCTGGAAAATGATGCA TCAAATGGCTGGGATGCCAATGAGATGTTCCGTTACAATGAAGTGAAGTATGGAGTCACGTCAACATACGATTCCAGCCTTTCCATGTATAC TGTGCCACTGGAAAAGGGCAACTCTGAGATGTATCGGCAGAGGGAAGCCCGCGCTGCCCGCCTGGCCAGTGAGATCGAGTCCAGTCCCCAGTATCGCCATCGTGTCGGCCTGGAAAATGATGAGGGCAAAACTGAGGAGGACAAATACAGTGCTGTGGTGCGGGACAGCAACGATCGTGAGAGGGGCCGTGAGAGCCCCCGTGACAGAGAGCGTGAAAGGGGGCGAGACAGCCCTGGAGCCAGCACCAG GGAGGGCAAGTACATTCCATTACCTCAACGTCAGAGAGAGATGAACCGGGAGCGGGAACGAGCTGAGAGAGGTCCTGGTGGGCCTCCACCCCACAATCGTCTTAGCGGAGGTTATCGCTCCAatcctccatcctcctcttcccccaGACCCCCTCTGCCCTCTGCTGCTGGGCCGCAGTCTGGCGTCTCCCCCTCAGAGAGAAACAGCCCTCTGTCAGGCCGAGGTGGGGCCTACGCTCCCCACCACCCCCAGGGAAGCCCGAGCCCAGGCCCAAACTCTGGCCCTGCGAGCCCTTACACACCTGCCTCTCCGGGAGGAGCATCCACGCCAGCCTCTGCTTCCACTGCCCCGTCGCCAGCCAGCCCCCCTGCCCCACACGGACACGCAGTCCCTCATTCCCACTCACTCCCACACTCGCTGTCTGACGCTGGTAGACCTGTTAATGGAA TCTCGACCAGAACATCACCTAAAGCCCAAAGACCTCCACAGTCGAGCAGAACAGTCCGTTCTTCAAACTCACACTCTCAGTCCACAG CTACTCGCTCTCCTAAATCAGGTTCTTCCCAGGACACGCCTTATTTGGACACATCGTCTGTCTCCCTGCCTCCCCAGAAGACGTCTGGCCCCGCCCCTCTTTTCCCTGTTGATG TGAATGAGATCCTTGGTGCAGCAAAAGAGCGTGCCGCAGAGagccccagcagcacagaggacagCAAGAGCAGTAAAG TTCCCTCAGTTCAGCAAAGGTCGCAGATCGAGGAGCTGCGGAAATTTGGCAAGGAATTCAGG CTCCAGCCAAGTGGAGGCAGCTCCAGCTCTCCCAGCtccccagcagcagcaaccccaCCTGCCGTCAACGAGGTCGCCCAACCCAGTGCAGCCACACCTTCGCCCTCAGACGCTCACCCTGCTTCAGAGCCCAAAGCTCAGGCTCCAGCTCCCAGTCCTTCCCAGCCCCAACCTCAGCCTTCACCAGCCCCTGCTGAGGACGCCACCAAGGACACCGCAACTACACCTGGTGCCACACCAAGCACCGCCGCTGCACCCATTTCAGACAGGCATTCACCAGCCACCCCGCAGCCAGCCAGGACCCCGGGAAGCGAGGACGCCAGGTCTGAGACGACAGAGCGGCCAGAGGGCGTGGCAGA cCAAGTAAAGAAATCAACCTTAAACCCCAACGCTAAAGAGTTCAACCCCATCAAACCTCAAATGCCCATG ACGAAGCCCAACACTGCGCCCACCCCACCTCGGCCAACTCCTCCAAGCCCAGTGGTCCTTCAACACCCAGGCGGACAGGGACCACTCTACAACGCCCCCTACCTCTCCTACGTATCACAGATCCACTCTGTGCAG CCCCCACCGATGTACCAGTACACCATGTCTACAGTCAGCCAGGGAAAATACCCCAGGACCAAAG GCTCAGTAGTGGCTCAGCGCTCTGACCATGGTACTTCAGCACCACCCATGCTACAAGCTGCAGCGTCAGCAGCCGGAGCCCCGCTGGTGGCGTCCCCCTACCCTCAGTCCTACCTTCAGTACAATCCACAGCAGTACGGCCAGCAGCAGGTCATACAGGCCATGACACCCTACCCTGGACAG ATGTACTCCATGTTGCAAGGTGGAAGAATGATAGGTCAAGGTGGGGGTCCTCACCCACAAGCACTGGGACCCCCAGGAGGCCCCCAGTTCTCTGCACAGGGAGACGGACCTCAGGGACCACAGCAAGGCATCTACG CTCCACAGTCCTTCTCACACCACTCAGGTGCAGTTCATCAGCCCCAGCCCTCCAGTACCCCGACAGGCAACCAGCCCCCTCCCCAGCACACTGCACCTAGTCCCGGACAG AACGCCCAGTCCGGCCCACAGCCCCAGTCCTTGTACCACTCAGGTCCCCTGTCAGCACCCACTCCACCCAACATGCCGCCAGGCCACACGTCTCCACAAGGCTCTTATCCCATTCAGGGCTACAGCATCCACAGCCACCAGGGCATCCCACCAACGTACCCCCTGGGACAGATAGCACAG GCCCATGTACAAGGAGCGATGTCGGGTCCCCACCACTCGGGGAGCCACGGTCAGCCTCAGTTAGTGATGTTGCAGCCACCTCCTCAGCAGGGCCCCGGCTCAGTGCCTCAGCACCCCCAGCATGGACCACAGCAAGGAGCACACCAACACTTTTACATAGGACATCCACAAG CAATGCAGGTACAGACGCATCCTGCTCCCTTCCATCAGCCTGGAAACTAA